One part of the Sorangiineae bacterium MSr11954 genome encodes these proteins:
- a CDS encoding acyl-CoA dehydrogenase family protein: MDFECSPQQRALYERIFRFARQELEAICAARGYDTLFGRDEMRLCGEHGLLGLCVPDAEGGGGRGLLDTALAMEALTLGAGDVGLGFAIAAHLFACCTPIAEFGNDKLRRRILPRLCSGEWIGANAITEEGAGSDVFAMTTTARREGDVYVLDGQKSFVTNAPMADVFVVFAKTNAAHGFLGITGFVVERGTPGLHIGPTLAKMGLSSIPASSIELRGCAVPMGNRIGEEGQGGVIFGRSMQWERAGLFAIWTGDMQRRLEQVIAHVKTRRQFGQRISKKQAVAHRIADMKLRLESSRLLWQRACFLLDRGTASALDVSMAKIAVSEAAIASSIDAIQLFGSKGYLQPSGVERALRDAMAATIASGTSEVQRDIIARDLGL, from the coding sequence GTGGACTTCGAATGCTCGCCGCAACAACGGGCGCTCTACGAGCGTATCTTTCGATTTGCACGGCAGGAGCTGGAGGCGATTTGCGCCGCGCGCGGTTACGACACGCTGTTCGGCCGCGACGAGATGCGCCTTTGCGGTGAGCACGGCCTGCTCGGCTTATGCGTGCCGGACGCCGAGGGCGGCGGCGGACGCGGGCTGCTCGACACCGCCCTGGCGATGGAGGCGCTCACCCTCGGAGCGGGCGACGTTGGCTTGGGCTTCGCCATCGCCGCGCACCTGTTTGCGTGCTGCACGCCCATCGCCGAGTTTGGAAACGACAAACTCCGGCGGCGCATCCTCCCGCGGCTTTGCTCCGGCGAATGGATCGGCGCCAACGCCATCACCGAGGAGGGCGCCGGCTCCGACGTCTTCGCGATGACCACCACCGCGCGCCGCGAGGGCGACGTGTACGTGCTCGACGGCCAGAAGTCGTTCGTCACGAACGCGCCCATGGCCGACGTCTTCGTCGTCTTCGCCAAGACCAACGCCGCGCACGGCTTCTTGGGGATCACCGGCTTCGTGGTGGAGCGCGGTACACCGGGGCTCCACATCGGGCCCACCTTGGCGAAGATGGGGCTCTCCTCGATCCCCGCCTCCAGCATCGAGCTTCGGGGGTGCGCCGTTCCGATGGGCAACCGGATCGGTGAAGAGGGGCAGGGCGGCGTGATCTTCGGCCGTTCGATGCAGTGGGAGCGGGCCGGCCTCTTCGCGATTTGGACCGGGGACATGCAGCGGCGGCTCGAACAGGTCATCGCGCACGTCAAGACGCGTCGCCAGTTCGGCCAGCGGATCTCCAAGAAGCAAGCGGTCGCGCATCGCATCGCCGATATGAAGCTGCGGCTCGAGTCGTCGCGTCTGCTCTGGCAGCGGGCGTGCTTCCTGCTCGACCGCGGAACGGCGAGCGCGCTCGATGTGTCGATGGCCAAAATCGCCGTGAGCGAGGCGGCCATCGCCTCGAGTATCGATGCGATTCAGCTCTTTGGCAGCAAGGGCTATTTGCAGCCCTCCGGGGTCGAGAGGGCGCTGCGCGACGCCATGGCCGCGACCATCGCCTCGGGAACGTCCGAAGTGCAGCGAGATATCATTGCCCGAGATCTGGGGTTGTAA
- a CDS encoding amino acid adenylation domain-containing protein, giving the protein MSHPRLLQDGVVVHARRSPERPAVVDPHRTVTYGELDAAANHLARALLARGVAVGDRVGIWMPKSAYALAAMQAVLRVGAVYVPLDPQSPLARIRTIVANCDMKVVIGSDVTLSAAEDIGRPLLGVEQLGGEALFHRASEPVPQPAIDPEDLAYILYTSGTTGVPKGVCVSHRAALAFVDWGIRLLDVGPEDRLANHAPLHFDLSVFDVYAALHTGARVVIVPEGSSLLGTALVAFIARHGITIWYSVPSALVMMMDQGGLLEMDPCPLRTIFFAGEVFPIKQLRQLRRGLPRCRMFNLYGPTETNVCTYFEVTSIEPERTIPIPIGRACCGDRASARAEDGTVVGVGGVGELWVEGPTVMSGYWGHPAQGPAYGTGDVVRVLEDGVFEFIGRRDHMVKIRGHRVELGEIEAALLAHPAVREACALVWGEGLGMRLVAYLACAPGHSPPSLIQIKTHCQSKLPRYMIVDAVRYVDELPRTRNGKIDRRSLAASHVPADVTPRTSQANE; this is encoded by the coding sequence ATGTCCCATCCGCGCCTCCTCCAGGACGGTGTCGTCGTTCATGCCCGGCGCTCGCCCGAGCGCCCGGCCGTCGTCGATCCCCACCGGACCGTGACCTACGGTGAGCTCGATGCGGCCGCGAACCACCTCGCGCGGGCGCTGCTCGCGCGGGGCGTCGCGGTGGGCGATCGGGTCGGCATTTGGATGCCGAAGAGCGCGTATGCGCTGGCCGCCATGCAGGCCGTGCTGCGCGTGGGCGCCGTCTACGTTCCCCTCGATCCGCAGAGTCCCCTGGCGCGGATTCGAACCATCGTCGCCAACTGCGATATGAAGGTGGTCATCGGATCGGACGTCACCCTGTCCGCGGCGGAGGACATCGGCCGGCCGCTCCTCGGTGTCGAGCAGCTCGGCGGCGAGGCGCTCTTCCACCGCGCCTCGGAGCCCGTTCCGCAGCCGGCCATCGACCCCGAGGACCTCGCGTACATCCTTTATACGTCGGGCACCACGGGCGTTCCAAAAGGTGTATGCGTCAGCCATCGGGCGGCGCTGGCGTTCGTCGACTGGGGCATACGGCTGCTCGACGTCGGCCCCGAGGACCGGCTCGCGAACCACGCGCCGCTGCACTTCGACCTCTCGGTGTTCGACGTCTACGCGGCCCTGCACACGGGGGCGCGGGTGGTCATCGTGCCCGAGGGATCGAGCCTCCTCGGCACGGCGTTGGTCGCGTTCATCGCGCGCCATGGCATTACGATTTGGTACTCGGTGCCCTCGGCGCTGGTGATGATGATGGATCAGGGCGGGCTGCTCGAGATGGATCCGTGTCCGCTCCGCACCATCTTTTTCGCGGGCGAGGTGTTCCCCATCAAACAGCTCCGGCAGCTTCGCCGCGGGCTCCCGCGGTGCCGCATGTTCAATCTGTACGGCCCCACGGAGACCAACGTCTGCACGTACTTCGAGGTGACCTCGATCGAGCCCGAGCGCACCATCCCCATCCCCATCGGGCGGGCTTGCTGCGGCGATCGGGCCTCTGCGCGCGCCGAGGATGGCACCGTCGTCGGTGTGGGCGGGGTAGGCGAGTTGTGGGTCGAGGGGCCCACCGTGATGTCCGGCTACTGGGGACACCCCGCCCAAGGGCCCGCGTACGGCACCGGGGACGTGGTGCGGGTGCTCGAGGATGGCGTCTTCGAGTTCATCGGCCGCCGCGATCACATGGTCAAAATTCGCGGCCATCGGGTGGAGCTCGGCGAAATCGAGGCCGCGCTGCTGGCGCATCCTGCGGTGCGGGAGGCGTGCGCGCTCGTCTGGGGCGAGGGGCTCGGCATGCGGCTGGTGGCCTATCTGGCGTGCGCGCCGGGGCATTCGCCGCCCTCGCTGATCCAGATCAAGACGCACTGCCAGTCGAAGCTCCCGCGCTACATGATCGTCGATGCCGTGCGGTACGTCGACGAGCTCCCCCGCACCCGCAACGGCAAGATCGATCGGCGCTCTCTCGCGGCATCGCATGTGCCGGCAGACGTTACCCCTCGAACGAGTCAGGCAAACGAATGA
- a CDS encoding phosphopantetheine-binding protein, translating to MNKERILETLKRYIADEILEGDGADLEADTPLLELGVLNSLEVARMMSFVQRTMGFVVPAASIRVENLGTLSAITDMVFALQPK from the coding sequence ATGAACAAAGAACGTATCCTGGAGACCCTGAAACGCTACATCGCCGACGAGATCCTGGAGGGCGACGGCGCCGATCTCGAGGCGGACACGCCGCTCCTCGAGCTCGGCGTTCTGAACTCGCTGGAGGTCGCGCGAATGATGAGCTTCGTTCAACGAACCATGGGATTCGTTGTACCAGCTGCATCGATTCGCGTCGAGAACCTCGGGACCTTGTCCGCCATCACCGATATGGTGTTTGCGCTGCAGCCCAAGTAG